Genomic DNA from Bacteroides zhangwenhongii:
CCCTGCGAAGGAACTGACGGATGCCGTCCGGTGGGCGAAATCCGACCTCGAACTGTTCGCCCCGACGGTGGAGCTGCACAGGCTTATCCGTGAGAACAGCAATGACGAAACGGAGTACAAGCGGTTTGTGGATTCGCTGAAAGCGTCCGTGCTGACCGCTTTCTACACCCCCAAAGAGATAACCGACACCCTTGCGGACGTGCTGGCGGATTACAGCGTCCGTCCCACCCGTATGCTCGAACCGTCGGCAGGTGTCGGCGTGTTCGTGGATTCCGTGCTACGGCACAGCCCCGGTGCGGACGTGATGGCTTTCGAGAAGGATCTGCTCACGGGTACAATCCTGCGGCATCTCTATCCCGACAAGAAAACGCGCACCTGCGGTTTTGAGAAAATCGAAAGACCGTTCAACAATTATTTCGACTTGGCGATGTCCAACATTCCGTTCGGTGACATTGCCGTGTTCGACGCGGAATTTGAAAAGAGTGGGTCCTTCGGCAGACGATCGGCACAGAAAGCCATCCACAACTATTTCTTTCTCAAAGGACTGGATGCCGTGCGTAACGGCGGTATCGTGGCGTTCATCACCTCGCAAGGGGTATTGAACAGCAGCAAGACCTCCGTGCGTAACGAGCTGTTCAGTCAGGCTAATCTGGTATCTGCGATACGCCTGCCCAACAACCTGTTCACGGACAACGCGGGGACAGAAGTGGGCAGTGACCTGATTGTCCTGCAAAAGAACCTCAGCAAGAAGGAAATGTCGCAGGACGAGCGGCTGATGACCGTGATACAGACGGACACGAAAACCGACCTGACCGACAACGCCTATTTCATCCACCACCCGGAACGCATCGTGCATACGACGGCGAAACTTGACACAGACCCCTACGGGAAACCCGCTATGGTCTATCTGCACGAGGGCAAGACCGCAGGCATAGCCGGGGACTTGCGCCGTATGCTTGACGAGGATTTCCATTACAGGCTCGCCATGCGCCTGTATTCGGGAACAATCCGGCAGGCGGGAACGGAAGAGAGGGTTGCCGTACAAAAGGAAATGGAGCGTCCTGCCATAAAATTGGAAACGGTACCTCCGGCACAAGCGGTGGAAACTCCGACGGAGAAACCGCAATCCGCAGAGGAAAAGCCGGAGATAGAACCTCGTCCGAAATATTCCGCCGGAGTGCAGCTCACGTTGCTCGACCTCTGGGGCATGACGGAAGAGGTCAGCCAGCCTAAAACCGCCAAAAAGAAAAAAACGGCGAAAAAGGAAAGCCCGGCAAGGCGCGTTACGCCCAAGTCGCAGGTGCAGACCACACAGAATGTTACGGCTGTGCCGACGGCTTCCACCCCTAAGAATGTTACGGAAAACAAAGAGGCGAAAGCGGACAGTGCCGCCAAGCCTGCCGACCCGGACGACATCTATGCAAAGCTGGACTGGGAAACCAATCCTCCCATCAACGGCTTCTACGAGATGATGATGGGACTCACGCCGGAGCGCAGGAAGGAACTTCGGGAGCTGGCAAGGCAGCATAATGAGAAACAGGAAAACAGAACGGTTGCGACGGTCACGCCGGAAGTACCACGTGAACACCCCCGGCAGGAGAAAACACAGCCGGAGGTTGCCGCCACACCTGCCGCTACCGCTGCTCCACCGGAAGCGGTGGCGACTTCCCTTTTTCCCGACATCGAACCGGAAAAGCCGAAGGAGGAAGTCGTGGACCTTACGCCGCGTGCCTACCACCGCACGCCGGAGATGCACCTGCGCGAAGGGTCGTTAGTGACAGATTGGGGACGTCATAACATCGGCTATCTGAAGGACATCACACCATACGGGGCTACATTCCAGCCGCTCGACCTGAAAGGCTACCAGAAGGAGAAGGCGTTACAGTATGTTTTACTCCGTGACGCCTACGAGCGGCTGTACCGCTATGAATCGAACCTGCACGAAGCAAATGTCCAGTGGCGTGAGCATCTGAACACCTGTTACGATGAGTTCGTCATGCGTTACGGCAACCTCAACGCCAAGCAGAACGTGAAGCTGGTGATGATGGACGCGGGCGGGCGTGACATCCTTTCGCTGGAACGGGTGAAGAACGGAAAGTTTGTCAAGGCGGACATCTTCGAGCGTCCCGTTTCCTTCGCGGTGGAGAGCCATGCCAACGTAGGCTCTCCTGAAGAAGCACTGTCCGCGTCGCTCAACAAGTTCGGCACGGTCGATCTCGACTATATGCGGGAGATAACCGACAGCACGGCGGAGGAGTTGCTCACAGCCCTGCAAGGACGTATCTATTACAATCCGCTCGTGACCGGTTACGAGATCAAAGACCGTTTCATAGCCGGAAACGTGATAGAGAAGGCGGAACGCATAGAGGCTTGGATTGGTGACAATCCCGAAAATGAGCGTATGCCTGAAGTGAAACAGGCGTTGGAAGCCTTGAAAGACGCCGAACCGCCGCGCATCGCCTTCGAAGACCTTGATTTCAACTTCGGGGAACGATGGATTCCGACGGGTGTCTATGCCGCCTACATGAGCCGTCTGTTCGACACGGAGGTGAAAATCGCCTACTCCGCAAGCATGGACGAGTTTTCGGTGGCGTGCAGCCACAAGAACTTCAAGATATGGGACGAGTTCTGCGTGAAGGGCTATTACCGCAGTTATGACGGTATGCACCTCCTGAAACATGCCCTGCACAACACCTGCCCCGACATGATGAAGTCCATCGGCAAGGACGAGCATGGCAACGACATCAAGGTGCGCGACAGCGAGGGAATACAACTCGCCAACGCCAAGATTGACGAGATACGAAACGGTTTCTCCGAATGGCTCGAAGAGCAGTCGCCGCAGTTCAAGGAACGGCTGACGACGATGTATAACCGCAAGTTCAACTGTTTCGTACGCCCGAAGTATGACGGCTCGCACCAGACTTTCCCCGACCTCAATCTGAAAGGGCTGGCAAGCCGGGGCATCAGGAGCGTCTATCCCTCGCAGATGGATTGCGTCTGGATGCTCAAGCAGAACGGCGGCGGAATTTGCGACCACGAGGTTGGAACCGGCAAGACGCTGATAATGTGCATCGCCGCGCATGAGATGAAGCGTCTGAATTTGGCACACAAGCCGATGATTATCGGGCTGAAAGCCAACGTTGCGGAGATTGCAGCCACCTATCAGGCGGCATATCCCAACGCACGTATTCTGTACGCTTCGGAGAAGGACTTTTCGACCGCCAACCGTGTGCGCTTCTTCAATAATATAAAGAACAACGACTACGATTGCGTCATCATGTCGCACGACCAGTTCGGCAAGATACCGCAGTCGCCGGAATTGCAGCAGCGCATCCTGCAAGCAGAGCTTGACACGGTGGAGGAAAACCTCGAAGTGCTACGGCAGCAGGGAAAGAACGTGTCGCGGGCGATGCTGAAAGGATTGGAGAAGCGCAAGCACAACCTTGAAGCGAAGCTGGAGAAGGTGGAACACGCCATAAAGTCACGCACGGACGACGTGGTGGATTTCAAGCAGATGGGCATCGACCACATCTTCATAGATGAGAGCCACCAGTTCAAGAATCTGACTTTCAACACGCGCCACGACCGTGTGGCGGGATTGGGAAACAGCGAGGGAAGCCAGAAGGCACTTAACATGCTCTTTGCCATACGCACCATACAGGAGCGCACAGGAAAAGACTTGGGTGCGACCTTCCTCTCCGGCACGACTATCAGCAACTCACTGACTGAATTGTACCTGCTGTTCAAGTACCTGCGCCCGAAGGAGCTGGAACGGCAGGACATAAGGTGTTTCGACGCTTGGGCGGCGATATTTGCCAAGAAGACGACGGATTTTGAATTTAACGTGACGAACAATGTGGTCCAGAAGGAGCGTTTCCGCTACTTCATCAAAGTGCCGGAGCTTGCCGCCTTCTATAATGAAATCACGGACTACCGCACGGCGGAGGATGTGGGCGTTGACCGTCCTGCCAAGAACGAGATACTGCACCATATACCGCCCACGCCGGAACAGGAGGACTTCATACAGAAACTGATGCAGTTCGCCAAGACGGGCGATGCCACCTTGTTGGGCAGGCTGCCGCTTTCGGAAACGGAAGAAAAGGCGAAGATGCTCATCGCCACGGACTATGCCCGGAAAATGGCACTCGACATGCGCATGATAGACCCGAATTACGAAGATCATCCCGACAACAAAGCGAGTCACTGTGCCAAGATGATCGCGGAGTATTATCAAAAATACGACGCCCAGAAAG
This window encodes:
- a CDS encoding N-6 DNA methylase; this encodes MAFNRKQKLRDNIEAIRTAFILDREQRTATTEERAILQRYCGFGGLKCILNPAKELTDAVRWAKSDLELFAPTVELHRLIRENSNDETEYKRFVDSLKASVLTAFYTPKEITDTLADVLADYSVRPTRMLEPSAGVGVFVDSVLRHSPGADVMAFEKDLLTGTILRHLYPDKKTRTCGFEKIERPFNNYFDLAMSNIPFGDIAVFDAEFEKSGSFGRRSAQKAIHNYFFLKGLDAVRNGGIVAFITSQGVLNSSKTSVRNELFSQANLVSAIRLPNNLFTDNAGTEVGSDLIVLQKNLSKKEMSQDERLMTVIQTDTKTDLTDNAYFIHHPERIVHTTAKLDTDPYGKPAMVYLHEGKTAGIAGDLRRMLDEDFHYRLAMRLYSGTIRQAGTEERVAVQKEMERPAIKLETVPPAQAVETPTEKPQSAEEKPEIEPRPKYSAGVQLTLLDLWGMTEEVSQPKTAKKKKTAKKESPARRVTPKSQVQTTQNVTAVPTASTPKNVTENKEAKADSAAKPADPDDIYAKLDWETNPPINGFYEMMMGLTPERRKELRELARQHNEKQENRTVATVTPEVPREHPRQEKTQPEVAATPAATAAPPEAVATSLFPDIEPEKPKEEVVDLTPRAYHRTPEMHLREGSLVTDWGRHNIGYLKDITPYGATFQPLDLKGYQKEKALQYVLLRDAYERLYRYESNLHEANVQWREHLNTCYDEFVMRYGNLNAKQNVKLVMMDAGGRDILSLERVKNGKFVKADIFERPVSFAVESHANVGSPEEALSASLNKFGTVDLDYMREITDSTAEELLTALQGRIYYNPLVTGYEIKDRFIAGNVIEKAERIEAWIGDNPENERMPEVKQALEALKDAEPPRIAFEDLDFNFGERWIPTGVYAAYMSRLFDTEVKIAYSASMDEFSVACSHKNFKIWDEFCVKGYYRSYDGMHLLKHALHNTCPDMMKSIGKDEHGNDIKVRDSEGIQLANAKIDEIRNGFSEWLEEQSPQFKERLTTMYNRKFNCFVRPKYDGSHQTFPDLNLKGLASRGIRSVYPSQMDCVWMLKQNGGGICDHEVGTGKTLIMCIAAHEMKRLNLAHKPMIIGLKANVAEIAATYQAAYPNARILYASEKDFSTANRVRFFNNIKNNDYDCVIMSHDQFGKIPQSPELQQRILQAELDTVEENLEVLRQQGKNVSRAMLKGLEKRKHNLEAKLEKVEHAIKSRTDDVVDFKQMGIDHIFIDESHQFKNLTFNTRHDRVAGLGNSEGSQKALNMLFAIRTIQERTGKDLGATFLSGTTISNSLTELYLLFKYLRPKELERQDIRCFDAWAAIFAKKTTDFEFNVTNNVVQKERFRYFIKVPELAAFYNEITDYRTAEDVGVDRPAKNEILHHIPPTPEQEDFIQKLMQFAKTGDATLLGRLPLSETEEKAKMLIATDYARKMALDMRMIDPNYEDHPDNKASHCAKMIAEYYQKYDAQKGTQFVFSDLGTYQPGDGWNVYSEIKRKLTEDYGIPPSEVRFIQECKTDKARKAVIDAMNAGTVRVLFGSTSMLGTGVNAQKRCVAIHHLDTPWRPSDLQQRDGRGVRAGNEIAKHFAGNNVDVIIYAVEKSLDSYKFNLLHCKQTFISQLKSGAMGARTIDEGAMDEKSGMNFSEYMALLSGNTDLLDKAKLEKRIASLEGERKSFNKGKRDSEFKLESKTGELRNNTAFIDAMTEDWNRFLSVVQTDKEGNRLNIIKVDGVDSADEKVIGKRLQEIAKNATTGGLYTQVGELYGFPIKVVSERILKEGLEFTDNRFVVEGNYKYTYNNGHLAMADPLAAARNFLNAMERIPSIIDQYKAKNEVLEMEIPQLQEIAGKVWKKEDELKQLKSELAALDRKIQLELAPPTPEVAEKENEGQQLKPKAEDVRNRQAQYPENAPPQIRSPADSIVANHVIIGRPGLYAKEETRSKGLKI